A window of the Mesorhizobium opportunistum WSM2075 genome harbors these coding sequences:
- a CDS encoding aspartate/glutamate racemase family protein: MKTLGLLGGMSWESTAIYYRLLNEIVRERLGGLHSAKLLLWSFDFAEIAERQHHGDWESAGVLLVEAARKLEAGGAEGLLLCTNTMHKLADQVQASVSIPLIHIADATAAAIKRAGMQRPALLATRFTMEQDFYKGRLADKYGLSPVVPDAAGRDMVHRVIYDELCQGIVTDASKTAYVAEAERLRREEAADSIIMGCTEITMLIGQQDFDIPVFDTTRIHAEAAVEFALD; encoded by the coding sequence ATGAAAACCCTTGGCCTGCTCGGCGGCATGAGCTGGGAATCGACCGCCATCTACTATCGCTTGCTCAACGAGATCGTGCGCGAGCGTCTTGGCGGGCTGCATTCGGCGAAACTGCTGCTGTGGTCGTTCGACTTCGCCGAGATCGCCGAGCGCCAGCATCACGGCGACTGGGAGAGCGCCGGCGTGCTTCTCGTCGAGGCGGCGCGCAAGCTTGAGGCAGGCGGCGCTGAAGGGCTGCTCCTGTGCACCAACACCATGCATAAGCTGGCCGACCAGGTGCAGGCCTCGGTGTCTATCCCATTGATCCACATCGCCGACGCCACGGCGGCGGCGATCAAGCGCGCGGGGATGCAGCGTCCGGCGCTGCTGGCGACGCGCTTCACGATGGAGCAGGATTTCTACAAGGGCCGGCTCGCCGACAAATACGGCTTGTCGCCCGTGGTGCCCGATGCGGCGGGGCGCGATATGGTGCATCGCGTCATCTATGACGAGCTTTGCCAGGGCATCGTCACCGATGCCTCTAAGACTGCCTATGTCGCCGAGGCCGAACGCCTGCGCCGTGAAGAGGCCGCTGACAGCATCATCATGGGCTGCACCGAGATCACCATGCTGATCGGGCAGCAGGATTTCGACATTCCGGTGTTCGACACGACGCGCATCCACGCCGAGGCGGCGGTCGAGTTCGCGCTCGATTGA
- a CDS encoding DUF4345 family protein — translation MDFALPWPTSQGEWLAWSSAVVTVLLGLLFFLAPGVAFRVLRLQVKPEKAAAIAEGRGRMSGFYLGVGLCCILLAQPLVYMALGFSWLFTAFGRLLSMMSDGANTPFNWVSIVVELALAALPLAFAFGFVP, via the coding sequence ATGGATTTTGCGCTTCCATGGCCGACGAGCCAGGGCGAATGGCTGGCCTGGTCGAGCGCCGTCGTCACCGTGCTGCTCGGCCTTCTGTTTTTCCTGGCGCCGGGCGTGGCCTTCCGTGTCCTGCGCCTGCAAGTCAAACCGGAGAAGGCAGCGGCGATCGCCGAGGGACGCGGCAGGATGTCGGGCTTCTATCTCGGCGTCGGCCTGTGCTGCATCCTGCTGGCGCAGCCGCTGGTTTACATGGCGCTCGGCTTCTCCTGGCTGTTCACCGCCTTCGGCCGCCTGCTGTCGATGATGTCGGATGGCGCCAACACGCCTTTCAATTGGGTTTCCATTGTGGTGGAATTGGCCTTGGCGGCATTGCCGCTCGCCTTTGCCTTCGGCTTTGTGCCCTGA
- the atpA gene encoding F0F1 ATP synthase subunit alpha yields MDIRAAEISAILKDQIKNFGKEAEVSEVGQVLSVGDGIARVYGLDNVQAGEMVEFPGGIRGMALNLEADNVGVVIFGADRDIKEGDTVKRTGAIVDVPVGPGLLGRVVDALGNPIDGKGPIKAVERKRVDVKAPGIIPRKSVHEPMSTGLKAIDALIPVGRGQRELVIGDRQTGKTAIILDTMLNQKSVHDNGPEKEKLYCVYVAVGQKRSTVAQFVKVLEERGALEYSIIVAATASDPAPMQFLAPFAGCTMGEYFRDNGMHALISYDDLSKQAVAYRQMSLLLRRPPGREAYPGDVFYLHSRLLERAAKLNDDLGNGSLTALPVIETQANDVSAYIPTNVISITDGQIFLETNLFFQGIRPAVNVGLSVSRVGSSAQIKAMKQVAGSIKGELAQYREMAAFAQFGSDLDAATQRLLNRGSRLTELLKQPQFSPLKTEEQVAVIFAGVNGYLDKLPVNQVGKFEHGLLSHMRAAGKDVLDAIRKEKALSDDLRAKLKAEIDAFAKTFA; encoded by the coding sequence ATGGACATCCGCGCCGCGGAAATTTCCGCAATTCTGAAAGACCAGATCAAGAATTTCGGCAAGGAGGCCGAGGTCTCCGAAGTTGGACAGGTGCTGTCCGTCGGTGACGGTATCGCCCGCGTCTATGGCCTCGACAATGTCCAGGCCGGCGAAATGGTCGAATTCCCCGGCGGCATCCGCGGCATGGCGCTCAACCTCGAAGCCGACAATGTCGGCGTCGTCATCTTCGGCGCCGACCGCGACATCAAGGAAGGCGACACCGTCAAGCGCACCGGCGCCATCGTCGACGTTCCGGTCGGTCCTGGCCTGCTCGGCCGCGTCGTCGACGCGCTCGGCAACCCGATCGACGGCAAGGGTCCGATCAAGGCGGTCGAACGCAAGCGCGTCGACGTCAAGGCGCCCGGCATCATCCCGCGCAAGTCGGTGCATGAGCCGATGTCGACCGGCCTCAAGGCTATCGATGCGCTGATCCCGGTCGGCCGCGGCCAGCGCGAGCTGGTCATCGGCGATCGTCAGACCGGCAAGACCGCCATCATCCTCGACACGATGCTCAACCAGAAGTCGGTGCACGACAACGGTCCCGAGAAGGAAAAGCTCTACTGCGTCTACGTCGCCGTCGGCCAGAAGCGCTCGACCGTCGCGCAGTTCGTCAAGGTGCTGGAAGAGCGCGGCGCGCTCGAATACTCGATCATCGTCGCCGCCACCGCGTCCGATCCGGCACCGATGCAGTTCCTGGCGCCGTTCGCCGGCTGCACCATGGGCGAATATTTCCGCGACAACGGCATGCATGCGCTGATCAGCTACGACGATCTGTCGAAGCAGGCCGTCGCCTATCGCCAGATGTCGCTGCTCTTGCGCCGCCCGCCGGGCCGCGAAGCCTATCCGGGCGACGTCTTCTACCTGCACTCGCGCCTGCTCGAGCGCGCCGCGAAGCTCAACGACGATCTGGGCAATGGCTCGCTGACCGCCCTGCCGGTCATCGAAACGCAGGCCAACGACGTGTCGGCCTACATCCCGACCAATGTGATCTCGATCACCGACGGCCAGATCTTCCTCGAAACCAACCTGTTCTTCCAGGGCATCCGCCCGGCCGTCAATGTCGGCCTGTCGGTGTCGCGCGTCGGTTCGTCGGCGCAGATCAAGGCGATGAAGCAGGTTGCCGGCTCGATCAAGGGCGAGCTCGCGCAGTACCGCGAAATGGCGGCCTTCGCGCAGTTCGGTTCCGATCTCGACGCCGCCACGCAGCGCCTGCTCAACCGCGGATCGCGCCTGACCGAACTCCTGAAGCAGCCGCAGTTCTCGCCGCTGAAGACGGAAGAGCAGGTCGCGGTGATCTTCGCCGGCGTCAACGGCTATCTCGACAAGCTGCCGGTCAACCAGGTCGGCAAGTTCGAGCACGGCCTGCTCAGCCACATGCGTGCGGCGGGCAAGGACGTTCTCGACGCCATCCGCAAGGAAAAGGCGCTGTCGGACGATCTGCGCGCCAAGCTGAAGGCCGAGATCGACGCTTTCGCCAAGACCTTCGCTTGA
- the fsa gene encoding fructose-6-phosphate aldolase, whose translation MKFFADTADIKEIRELIDLGLLDGVTTNPSLILKSGGKISEVTKQICDIVEGPVSAEVVATEYKNMMAEAEVLAKIAPNVTIKVPLTLDGLKACKTIRTEMNRMVNVTLCFSANQALLAAKAGASFISPFVGRIDDTGSDGMEVIQEIRQIYDNYDFQTEILTASVRTVNHVKQAALIGADVVTAPPATLKALVNHPLTDKGLAAFLADWAKTGQKIS comes from the coding sequence ATGAAATTTTTTGCCGACACCGCCGACATCAAGGAAATCCGTGAGCTGATCGATCTGGGGCTGCTCGACGGCGTCACCACCAATCCCTCGCTGATCCTGAAATCGGGCGGCAAGATCTCCGAGGTCACCAAGCAGATCTGCGACATCGTCGAAGGCCCGGTTTCGGCCGAAGTCGTGGCCACCGAGTACAAGAACATGATGGCCGAGGCCGAGGTGCTGGCCAAAATCGCGCCGAATGTCACCATAAAGGTGCCGTTGACGCTCGATGGGCTGAAGGCCTGCAAGACGATCCGCACCGAAATGAACCGCATGGTCAATGTCACGCTGTGCTTCTCGGCCAACCAGGCGCTGCTCGCCGCCAAGGCCGGCGCTTCCTTCATCTCGCCCTTCGTCGGCCGCATCGACGACACCGGCTCGGACGGCATGGAGGTGATCCAGGAGATCCGTCAGATCTACGACAATTACGATTTCCAGACCGAGATCCTGACCGCTTCGGTGCGCACGGTGAACCACGTCAAGCAGGCGGCCCTGATTGGGGCCGATGTCGTCACCGCGCCGCCGGCCACGCTGAAGGCGCTGGTCAACCACCCGCTGACCGACAAAGGCCTCGCCGCCTTCCTCGCCGACTGGGCCAAGACCGGCCAGAAGATCAGCTGA
- the atpD gene encoding F0F1 ATP synthase subunit beta: MAKAATPQKATPKTAAAKAAAPAKAAKAPAAAAKAAPAKAASAKTPAVASKATGVVGQVRQVIGAVVDVQFGEHLPAILNALETTNVGNRLVLEVAQHLGENTVRCIAMDSTEGLVRGQEVRDTGAPITVPVGPGMLGRIINVIGEPVDEAGPVDAIEMRSIHQPAPTYVEQSTEAQILITGIKVLDLLAPYAKGGKIGLFGGAGVGKTVLIQELINNIAKAHGGYSVFAGVGERTREGNDLYHEFIESGVNKKGGGEGSKAALVYGQMNEPPGARARVGLTGLTVAEYFRDQGQDVLFFVDNIFRFTQAGSEVSALLGRIPSAVGYQPTLATDMGALQERITTTTKGSITSVQAIYVPADDLTDPAPATSFAHLDATTTLNRAIAEKGIYPAVDPLDSTSRMLDPMVVGEEHYGVARQVQSILQRYKSLQDIIAILGMDELSEEDKQTVARARKIERFLSQPFFVAEVFTGAPGKLVDLADTIKGFKGLCNGDYDHLPEAAFYMVGGIEEAVEKAQRLAAEAA; this comes from the coding sequence ATGGCGAAAGCAGCGACCCCCCAGAAGGCAACACCCAAGACGGCAGCCGCGAAGGCCGCAGCCCCCGCGAAGGCTGCAAAGGCTCCGGCGGCAGCCGCGAAGGCGGCTCCGGCCAAGGCCGCTTCGGCCAAGACACCGGCTGTGGCGAGCAAGGCAACCGGCGTTGTCGGCCAGGTCCGCCAGGTCATCGGCGCTGTCGTCGACGTTCAGTTCGGCGAACATTTGCCGGCGATCCTGAACGCGCTCGAGACCACCAATGTCGGCAACCGCCTGGTGCTCGAAGTTGCCCAGCATCTCGGTGAAAACACCGTGCGCTGCATCGCCATGGACTCCACCGAAGGCCTGGTGCGTGGCCAGGAAGTGCGCGACACCGGCGCGCCGATCACCGTTCCGGTCGGCCCGGGCATGCTCGGCCGCATCATCAACGTCATCGGCGAGCCGGTCGACGAAGCGGGCCCGGTCGACGCGATCGAGATGCGCTCCATCCACCAGCCGGCTCCGACCTATGTCGAGCAGTCGACGGAAGCCCAGATCCTGATCACCGGCATCAAGGTGCTCGACCTCCTGGCGCCCTACGCCAAGGGCGGCAAGATCGGCCTATTCGGCGGCGCCGGCGTCGGCAAGACCGTGCTGATCCAGGAACTGATCAACAACATCGCCAAGGCGCATGGCGGCTATTCGGTGTTCGCCGGCGTCGGCGAGCGCACCCGCGAGGGCAACGATCTCTATCACGAGTTCATCGAATCCGGCGTCAACAAGAAGGGCGGCGGCGAAGGCTCCAAGGCGGCCCTCGTCTATGGCCAGATGAACGAGCCGCCGGGCGCGCGCGCCCGCGTCGGCCTGACCGGCCTGACGGTCGCCGAATATTTCCGCGACCAGGGCCAGGACGTGCTGTTCTTCGTCGACAACATCTTCCGCTTCACGCAGGCGGGTTCGGAAGTGTCGGCTCTGCTCGGCCGCATTCCGTCGGCGGTGGGCTATCAGCCGACGCTCGCCACCGACATGGGCGCGCTGCAGGAACGCATCACCACCACCACCAAGGGCTCGATCACCTCGGTGCAGGCCATCTACGTGCCCGCCGACGACTTGACCGATCCGGCGCCGGCGACCTCGTTCGCCCACCTTGACGCGACGACGACGCTGAACCGCGCCATCGCCGAGAAGGGCATCTACCCGGCGGTCGATCCGCTGGATTCGACCTCGCGCATGCTCGACCCGATGGTTGTCGGCGAAGAGCACTACGGTGTCGCCCGCCAGGTGCAGTCGATCCTCCAGCGCTACAAGTCGCTACAGGACATCATCGCCATCCTGGGCATGGACGAGTTGTCGGAAGAGGACAAGCAGACGGTGGCCCGCGCCCGCAAGATCGAGCGCTTCCTGTCGCAGCCGTTCTTCGTCGCCGAAGTGTTCACCGGCGCGCCGGGCAAGCTGGTCGACCTCGCCGACACCATCAAAGGCTTCAAGGGCCTTTGCAACGGCGACTACGATCACCTTCCGGAAGCCGCCTTCTACATGGTCGGCGGCATCGAGGAAGCGGTCGAGAAGGCACAGCGCCTCGCGGCTGAAGCGGCGTAA
- a CDS encoding F0F1 ATP synthase subunit epsilon, producing MAEAFKFELVSPERLLVSAEVESVVIPGAEGEMTVMAHHAPVMTTIQPGVVTVKNASGSEERYVVFGGFADIVPAGCTLLAESAVAVKDVDRADLARRIQEAKEDAADAKDDQARSKAEQFLSQLTTLEGAILPA from the coding sequence ATGGCTGAAGCTTTCAAGTTCGAACTGGTTTCTCCGGAGCGCCTTCTGGTTTCCGCCGAGGTCGAATCGGTCGTCATTCCGGGCGCCGAAGGCGAGATGACCGTGATGGCGCATCACGCGCCGGTCATGACCACGATCCAGCCCGGTGTCGTCACGGTGAAGAATGCGTCTGGCAGCGAAGAGCGCTATGTCGTGTTCGGCGGCTTTGCCGACATCGTTCCGGCCGGCTGCACGCTGCTGGCGGAATCGGCCGTCGCGGTGAAGGATGTCGATCGTGCCGATCTCGCGCGCCGCATCCAGGAAGCCAAGGAAGACGCCGCTGACGCCAAGGACGACCAGGCGCGCAGCAAGGCCGAACAGTTTCTCAGCCAGCTCACCACGCTGGAAGGCGCCATCCTGCCGGCCTGA
- a CDS encoding F0F1 ATP synthase subunit gamma, whose protein sequence is MPSLKDLRNRIASVKATQKITKAMQMVAAAKLRRAQEAAEAARPYSERMGSVLANITQAIGGGGDAPALMTGTGKDDVHLLVVCTAERGLCGGFNSQIARHARDHIRRLLADGKQVKIICVGKKGFDILRRDYASMILERIDLREVKTLGFVNADAIAKKVIHLFDEGGFDICTLFYSQFKSVISQIPTAQQIIPAGVASAPAEANDGGNAVYEYEPEPGEILSDLIPRNISVQVFRALLENAAGEMGAKMSAMDNATRNAGDMINKLSITYNRQRQAQITKELIEIISGAEAL, encoded by the coding sequence ATGCCTTCATTAAAAGACCTTCGTAACCGTATCGCCTCGGTCAAGGCGACGCAGAAGATCACCAAGGCGATGCAGATGGTCGCCGCGGCGAAGCTGCGCCGTGCGCAAGAGGCCGCGGAAGCGGCGCGCCCCTATTCGGAGCGCATGGGTTCCGTGCTGGCCAACATCACCCAGGCGATCGGCGGCGGCGGCGATGCTCCGGCGCTGATGACCGGTACCGGCAAGGACGACGTGCACCTGCTCGTCGTCTGCACCGCGGAGCGCGGCCTGTGCGGCGGCTTCAACTCGCAGATCGCCCGTCATGCCCGCGACCACATCCGCAGGCTTTTGGCCGACGGCAAGCAGGTCAAGATCATCTGCGTCGGCAAGAAGGGCTTCGATATCCTGCGCCGCGACTATGCCTCGATGATCCTCGAGCGCATCGATCTGCGCGAGGTCAAGACGCTCGGCTTCGTCAATGCCGACGCGATCGCCAAGAAGGTCATCCACCTCTTCGACGAGGGCGGCTTCGATATCTGCACGCTGTTCTATTCGCAGTTCAAGTCGGTGATCAGCCAGATCCCGACCGCGCAGCAGATCATCCCGGCAGGCGTCGCTTCGGCTCCGGCCGAGGCAAATGATGGCGGCAATGCCGTCTATGAATATGAGCCGGAGCCGGGCGAAATCCTTTCCGACCTCATCCCGCGCAACATTTCGGTGCAGGTTTTCCGGGCGCTGCTCGAAAACGCGGCCGGCGAGATGGGCGCCAAGATGAGCGCCATGGACAATGCGACGCGCAACGCCGGCGACATGATCAACAAGCTGTCGATCACCTACAACCGTCAGCGGCAGGCGCAGATCACCAAGGAACTGATCGAAATCATTTCGGGCGCCGAGGCGCTCTAG
- a CDS encoding primosomal protein N', with translation MIEDSPFVAAAPVLVPMPAERPYTYAVPAGMRVVPGSIVRVPLGPRQVAGIVWDGVVENIDAKKLRPIEQVFDCPPIDRSMRRFVDWVAQYTLSAPGMVARMLLRAPEAFDPEPWIEGLQRTLLVPDRMTSARERVLEVAEGGLAWTRSGLAHAAGVSSTVIEGLKAQGVFETVMIPPRPVVAAPDSLYAVPELMPDQNDAASMLRANVAAGTFNVALLDGVTGSGKTEVYFEAVAAALDQGKQVLILLPEIALTHAFLERFQQRFGAKPGEWHSDLPPRMREKVWRQVAEGTVRVVAGARSALFLPFKELGLIVVDEEHDPAYKQEDRVFYNARDMAVVRGHIGGFPVVLASATPSVESRVNASQGKYNRAILSARFAEAALPQLKSIDMRRAPPARGGFLSPVLLDHMRQTLERKEQSLLFLNRRGYAPLTLCRVCGHRFGCPVCSAWLVEHRFRGQLVCHHCGHNERRPEACPECGTLDHLVACGPGVERIAEEVVAHFPDARTIVLSSDLMGGVRRLRLELEAIADGEADIVIGTQLVAKGHNFPNMTLVGVVDADLGLANGDPRAAERTFQLLSQVTGRAGRTGKKSLGLLQTFQPDHPVMRAIVSGDAEAFYEREIAERERAALPPFGRLAGVIVSAVTRAEAEGHARGLRRAAPESSDLFVLGPAEAPLSLLGGRHRFRLLIQGERRADMQGFIRAMLANGPKQRGSVRVQVDIDPQSFL, from the coding sequence ATGATCGAAGATTCGCCCTTTGTCGCAGCCGCACCGGTGCTGGTGCCGATGCCTGCAGAACGCCCTTACACCTATGCCGTGCCCGCCGGCATGCGCGTCGTGCCGGGCTCGATCGTGCGCGTGCCGCTCGGGCCGCGCCAGGTCGCCGGGATCGTCTGGGATGGCGTGGTCGAGAATATCGACGCAAAAAAGCTGCGCCCCATCGAACAGGTCTTCGATTGCCCGCCGATCGACCGTTCGATGCGCCGCTTCGTCGACTGGGTGGCGCAGTACACGCTGTCGGCGCCGGGCATGGTGGCGCGCATGCTGCTCCGGGCGCCGGAAGCCTTCGATCCGGAACCGTGGATCGAGGGGCTGCAGCGCACGCTTCTGGTCCCCGACCGGATGACGAGCGCCAGGGAGCGGGTGCTGGAGGTGGCCGAAGGCGGCCTTGCCTGGACGCGCTCCGGCCTCGCCCATGCCGCTGGCGTGTCGTCGACGGTGATCGAGGGGCTGAAGGCGCAAGGCGTGTTCGAGACGGTGATGATCCCACCGCGGCCGGTGGTGGCCGCGCCTGATTCCCTGTATGCCGTGCCCGAATTGATGCCGGACCAGAATGACGCTGCATCGATGCTGCGCGCCAATGTCGCGGCCGGCACCTTCAACGTCGCGCTGCTCGACGGCGTCACCGGGTCGGGCAAGACGGAGGTTTATTTCGAGGCGGTGGCGGCCGCCCTCGACCAGGGCAAGCAGGTGCTGATCCTGCTGCCGGAAATCGCACTGACCCACGCTTTCCTCGAACGCTTCCAGCAGCGCTTCGGCGCCAAGCCCGGCGAATGGCATTCCGATCTGCCGCCAAGGATGCGCGAAAAGGTCTGGCGGCAAGTGGCTGAGGGCACTGTGCGCGTCGTCGCCGGCGCGCGCTCGGCGCTGTTCCTGCCGTTCAAGGAGCTCGGCCTGATCGTTGTCGACGAAGAGCACGACCCCGCCTACAAGCAGGAAGACCGCGTTTTCTATAACGCCCGCGACATGGCGGTCGTGCGCGGCCACATCGGGGGTTTCCCAGTCGTGCTGGCGTCGGCGACGCCATCGGTCGAGAGCCGAGTCAATGCGAGCCAAGGCAAATACAACAGAGCCATTCTCTCGGCTCGTTTCGCCGAGGCGGCGCTGCCGCAGCTGAAGTCGATCGACATGCGGCGCGCGCCGCCGGCGCGTGGCGGCTTCCTGTCGCCGGTGCTGCTCGACCATATGCGCCAGACGCTGGAGAGGAAGGAACAATCGCTCTTGTTCCTCAACCGGCGCGGCTATGCGCCACTGACGCTGTGCCGCGTCTGCGGCCATCGCTTCGGCTGTCCGGTCTGCTCGGCCTGGCTGGTCGAGCACCGCTTTCGCGGCCAGCTGGTCTGCCACCATTGCGGTCACAATGAGCGCCGCCCGGAAGCCTGCCCGGAATGCGGCACGCTCGATCACCTGGTCGCCTGCGGGCCGGGCGTCGAGCGCATCGCCGAGGAGGTGGTCGCGCATTTCCCCGACGCGCGCACCATTGTTTTGTCATCGGACCTGATGGGCGGCGTGCGGCGTCTGCGGCTGGAACTGGAGGCGATCGCCGATGGCGAGGCCGACATCGTCATCGGCACGCAGCTTGTCGCCAAGGGCCACAATTTTCCCAATATGACGCTGGTCGGTGTCGTCGACGCCGATCTCGGCCTTGCCAATGGCGATCCGCGTGCCGCCGAGCGCACCTTCCAGCTGCTCAGCCAGGTGACCGGCCGCGCCGGCCGCACCGGCAAGAAGAGCCTTGGCCTGTTGCAGACCTTTCAGCCCGACCATCCGGTGATGCGGGCGATCGTTTCCGGCGACGCCGAGGCGTTTTACGAGCGCGAGATCGCCGAGCGTGAGCGCGCGGCGCTGCCGCCCTTCGGCCGGCTCGCCGGCGTCATCGTCAGCGCAGTGACGCGGGCGGAGGCCGAGGGCCATGCACGCGGCCTGCGCCGCGCCGCGCCCGAGTCCTCCGATCTGTTTGTGCTCGGGCCAGCCGAGGCGCCGCTGTCCCTGCTTGGTGGCCGCCACCGTTTCCGCCTGCTGATCCAGGGCGAGCGGCGTGCCGACATGCAAGGTTTTATCAGGGCTATGCTAGCCAACGGGCCGAAGCAGCGCGGCTCGGTTCGGGTGCAGGTCGATATCGACCCGCAGAGTTTTTTGTAA
- a CDS encoding mannitol dehydrogenase family protein has product MPSDQTSRATTTKRLSATTLQALPASVATPSYDRGRITPGIVHLGVGAFHRAHQAAYVHDCLTAGETDWGIIGVSLRSPDTRDALAPQDGLFTLAIRSSGEEELRVIGSIGSMLVAPEDPGAVLAALSDPRTRIVTLTITEKAYLRAAGGGLDAAHPDIVHDLANPQGPRTAHGFLTEALARRRAAGTPPFTVLCCDNLPANGATLHRLLIEFAELRDASLGASNDTRLAGHIADEVAFPSSMVDRIVPATTDADRARIAVELGVEDAWPVMTEPFRQWVIEDNFSAGRPAWEKFGVTMVGDVAPYEDMKLRLLNGAHSGIAYLGLLSGHATVDRAFADPAIRQFVDALWAEAIPTLPEDAGLDTKTYTAELAERFSNTALAHRTAQIANDGSQKLPQRIVASAVECMEAGTEFVHLTLVVAAWIAACAARGKTLPEGHFTDPLDGPLTALLSEQLPANETVTAVFDLAGFAKDHAERQTLIGLVAVHLVHLRRDGPTLAFAALGI; this is encoded by the coding sequence ATGCCATCCGACCAGACCAGCCGCGCCACGACGACCAAACGCCTCTCCGCCACAACGCTACAAGCGCTGCCGGCTTCGGTCGCGACACCTTCCTACGACCGGGGCCGCATCACCCCGGGCATCGTGCATCTCGGTGTCGGCGCTTTCCATCGCGCCCATCAGGCAGCCTATGTCCACGACTGCCTGACGGCGGGCGAGACGGACTGGGGTATCATCGGCGTTTCCTTGCGCAGCCCCGACACGCGCGATGCGCTGGCGCCACAGGACGGGCTCTTCACGCTGGCGATCCGCAGCAGCGGCGAGGAGGAGCTCCGCGTCATCGGCTCGATCGGCTCGATGCTGGTGGCGCCGGAAGACCCCGGTGCGGTGCTGGCCGCGCTGTCCGATCCGCGCACCCGGATCGTCACGCTGACCATCACGGAAAAGGCGTATCTGAGGGCAGCGGGCGGCGGACTGGACGCCGCCCATCCTGACATCGTCCACGATCTGGCAAATCCGCAAGGACCCAGGACTGCGCATGGTTTTCTGACCGAGGCGCTCGCCCGGCGGCGTGCCGCTGGCACACCGCCTTTCACCGTGCTGTGCTGCGACAACCTGCCGGCCAATGGCGCAACACTGCATCGCCTGCTGATCGAATTCGCGGAATTGCGCGATGCCAGCCTGGGCGCGAGCAACGACACCAGACTCGCCGGCCATATCGCCGACGAGGTCGCGTTTCCCTCCAGCATGGTCGACCGCATCGTGCCGGCGACCACCGACGCCGACCGGGCGCGGATCGCCGTCGAGCTTGGCGTCGAGGACGCCTGGCCGGTCATGACCGAGCCCTTCCGCCAATGGGTGATCGAAGACAATTTTTCGGCGGGACGCCCGGCCTGGGAAAAGTTCGGCGTCACCATGGTCGGGGATGTCGCCCCGTACGAGGACATGAAGCTCAGGCTGCTCAACGGCGCGCATTCGGGCATCGCCTATCTCGGCCTGCTCAGCGGCCATGCCACCGTCGACCGCGCCTTTGCCGATCCGGCGATCCGGCAATTCGTCGACGCGCTATGGGCCGAAGCCATTCCGACCCTCCCCGAGGATGCCGGGCTCGACACCAAGACCTATACCGCGGAGCTCGCCGAGCGTTTTTCAAACACCGCGCTCGCCCACCGCACCGCGCAGATCGCCAATGACGGCAGCCAGAAACTACCGCAGCGTATTGTTGCTTCGGCCGTGGAGTGCATGGAAGCCGGCACTGAATTTGTGCATCTCACGCTTGTGGTGGCTGCCTGGATCGCCGCCTGCGCGGCGCGGGGTAAGACCTTACCGGAGGGCCATTTCACCGATCCGCTCGACGGACCGCTGACGGCCCTTTTGAGCGAGCAACTGCCGGCGAATGAAACCGTGACGGCGGTGTTCGACTTGGCTGGCTTCGCTAAGGATCACGCCGAGCGCCAGACGCTGATCGGACTCGTGGCCGTGCATCTCGTCCACCTGCGACGGGATGGTCCGACCCTGGCCTTCGCTGCCTTGGGAATATAG
- a CDS encoding F0F1 ATP synthase subunit delta yields the protein MAQSSSPISGVAERYAGSLFELALQANSVAKVEADLNSFEAMLAGSADLTRLINSPVFSSEDQAKAIAAIADKAGITGLTGNFLRVVARNRRLFAVPGMIRAFRQIAAEHRGETAAEVTSAHELTAAQQTELKATLKSVAGKDVAISVTVDPSLLGGLVVKMGSRQIDTSLKTKLNSLKLALKEVG from the coding sequence GTGGCTCAATCGTCATCGCCAATCTCAGGTGTCGCAGAACGCTACGCGGGTTCGCTGTTCGAACTCGCGCTGCAGGCAAATTCCGTGGCCAAGGTCGAAGCCGACCTCAACAGTTTCGAGGCGATGCTCGCGGGCAGCGCCGACCTGACCCGGCTGATCAACAGCCCGGTGTTCTCCAGCGAGGACCAGGCCAAGGCCATCGCGGCAATCGCCGACAAGGCCGGGATTACCGGCCTCACCGGCAATTTCCTGCGCGTCGTGGCCCGCAACCGGCGCCTGTTCGCCGTGCCCGGCATGATCAGGGCATTCCGCCAGATCGCCGCCGAACATCGTGGCGAGACCGCTGCCGAAGTGACGTCGGCTCATGAGCTGACCGCGGCGCAGCAGACCGAACTCAAGGCGACGCTGAAGAGCGTTGCCGGCAAGGATGTGGCCATTTCCGTCACCGTCGATCCGTCGCTGCTCGGCGGGCTGGTGGTCAAGATGGGCTCGCGCCAGATCGACACGTCGCTCAAAACCAAACTCAATTCGCTCAAGCTTGCACTGAAAGAGGTCGGCTGA